GTACGGCCGCCGCCGCGGGCCGTCGCCCCTCTAGAGCGCGCCCTTGCGGGACAGATGGTTGAAGGCCAGCCAGCCCGGCAGCACCGGCAGCCAGAGCGTCAGCAGGCGGAACAGCAGCACCGCGGGAGCGGCGACCTCCTTGGGCAGGCCGACCGCGATCAGACCGACCGTCAGGGTCGCCTCGACCGCCCCGACACCGCCCGGCGTCGGGGCGGCGGAGCCGAGGGCGTTGCCGGCGAGGAAGACGACGGCGACGCTGGCGATGCTGAGCGAGGTCGACTCGTCGCCGAACGCGCGGATCGAGGCGTCCAGGCACATCACGAAGCAGGCCGTCAGCAGCAGCATGCCGCCGATGCCGGTGACCAGCTTCTGCGGCCGCTGCAGCACGTCCAGCATGCGCGGGATGACGCCCGCGAACAGCGACCTCACGCGCGTGACGACGAATTTCCGCAGGAACGGCACCGACGTCACCACGAGCACGAGCACCGCCACCGTGAGCAGCCCCGCGATGACCGTGCGGGACGGCGACAGCGACGGCGTCTTCTCAGTGCCCGTCAGATAGCCGAACGACAGCAGCATCAGGATGTGGCAGCCGAGCCCGAACAGCTGCGAGGCGCCGACGCTGGCCACCGCGAGCCCCGGCCGCACCCCCGCGCGCTGCAGGAACCGCGTGTTGAGCGCGACCCCGCCGACTGCGGCCGGGGCGACGATCTTCACGAACGACCCGGCGACCTGCGCGGCCACCGTCCGCGGGAACGGCACCCGCTCCGGCACGAACCCCAGCAGACTCATCGCCGCGGCCACATAACTCAGCGCGGAGAACGCCACGGCCGCCGCGACCCAGCCCCACTCGGCGTTGGCGACGAGCGGGCCGAACTCGATGTGTGTGAGCTGCGTCAGCAGGAAATAGGCGCCGATGGCGCCGGCGATGACACTCCCCAGGGTGCGCGGCCGCACCCGCTCCAGCCGGGCCGGTTCGACCGGCGCCTGGGGCCGGATCCGCAGCACCTCGTGCCGGATCTGGGTGAGCAGATCCTCCTCGCGGGCCCCTTCCAGCGCGTCGTCGATGGCCCGCTTCTCGGCCCGCGCCTGTGCCCGTACGGCCTTCTTGTCGGACTTCCCGGGGACGGGCTCCTCGTCCTGCCCGGATTCCAGCCGGGCCTGCTTCGCCAGCCGGGACGCCTCCAGGACCGCCTCACGCTCGCGCTGCGCCCGCTCCCGGGCCAGTCTGCGCAGCGTCGCGCGCGTGGAGCGGCTGAGCGCGATGGGCTGGAGCATCGGCAGACAGTTCGCCACGGCGTCGGGGCCGAGCAGGCTCACGCCCGAGGCGACCGCCCGCTCGGCGCCCACCCGCAGGCCCAGGGTCACCAGCAGCTGGGAGACGTCCATGCGCAGCAGCAGGTCGCCCGCCGCGATCTCCCCGACCCGCAGATCGGTGAGGATCACCGTGCCGGAACGATCCACCAGAATCGCGTCGCCCACCAGCCGGCGGTGCGCGATGCGCCGGGACTGCAGGGCCCGTACCTGGTGCCAGGTGTCCCGCAGCAGGTCGTCGGTGATGTCCTCGTCCGCCAGCGAGTCGAGCGTACGACCGCCGGTGTGCTCGTAGACCAGCATCACGGCGTCGGGGCCGAGTTCGGAGGTCGCGATCAGCTTCGGCGCGTTGGCGCCGGCCGCGATCGCCGCGTAGGCGAGCAGCGCCTCCTGCTCGAGGGCCTGGCGCAGCGACTGCAGGCTGCTGCGGGTGGCGAAGCCGCGCAGGGTCAGGTTGCGCCAGGCGCGGTAGAAGAAGCCCTGGGCCTGCTGTTCGCGGTCGACCACTGTGACGTCCAGCGGCGGGCCGTCCTCCAGGGTGACGAAGTAGCGTCGGCCGCGGTCGCCGGTCTCCGCGGTGTCCGGCGCCTCCTCGCGGGCCGCGCTCACCGGGTGGAAGCCGACGGTCCGCAGGCCCGCCATCAGGTTCCGTCCGGTGGGACGGACGTTCGGCGAGCCGACGGCGTACAGCGTGCCGTAGGCCACCGTCCAGCCGATCAGCACCGTCAGGATGATCGAGAACGGGGTCGTGTAGCCGGTGACGAGCATGGAGAAGGCGTCGAGGAGCAGCACGATCCACAGCACCGCCCGCCAGCGCGGGCGACGCGACATGCCGACGGCCGTCATGTACGCGATGACGGGCGCGAGGTAGCCGTGCACCGGGTCGGTGAGGGCGTGGATGTCGCTCGGGGACGGCTGGGTGAGGGCTTCCTGGATCGAGCCCGGGGCGGCCTTGGCGACCCAAAGGTCGGTGGCGAGGGTCACACCGTGGGCGAGGACGGCCGCGAGCACGCCGTCGGCGATGCGCAGCCCGTCCCGTTTGATCAGCCGCTCGATCGCGAACGCGACCGGCACGAGCAGGATCGCGATGCTGGACGCCAGCCCCGCGATCTTGATGAGCAGATCGGGCGCCTGTCCGGTGCCCTTGTTGATGTCCTGTTCGAGGCCGGAGGTCGTCCCGTGCGCGAAGGCGGCGATGCCCAGCAGCACGATGACGGCGAGCACGCCCACCAGCAGGCGCATCAGGTCGGAGGGGCGGTGCACGCGCGCGGGGAGCAGTGGTTCGTCGCCCTCCACCTCGTCGATGTGCACCTCTTCGCACGACTCGTCCCGTGCGTCTTCCCGGGTCTCGTCCGCGTTGTCCGGGCGCGCGGCAGCGTCAGAGGTGCCCTCGGCGTCCTCGGGATGCACACCCTGCTGCTTCATGGTCTCTTCTTGATCTCGTATCACCGGTCACCGCCCGCACGATGGTGGCATGCCCCACCGACACACAGGGGCATCAGGGTGCAAACGCGGGGGCGCACAGTCTGCCCGAAGCGCCGCTCGGGGGCGAGGGTCACGCACAGTCGCCGGCCCGTCGCATTGTCGGTGGGATGGGGCAGGATGGGGCGGATGAGCGAGCAGAGCCTTCCGGACGACGCCGGGCCGGAGTACGACGTCGCCCGCGCGGAGTACGCGGAGTACGCGGACGCGCTGCCCGAGTACGCCGAGCGGGTCCTCGAGGTCGCTGAGCTGATCCCGCCCGGGCGCGTCATGACGTACGGGGACGTCGCCGAGTGGCTCGAGGAGGGCGGTCCCCGGCAGGTCGGCCGTGTAATGGCCCTCTATGGAGGAGCCGCTCCCTGGTGGCGTGTGGTGCGCGCCGACGGGCAGCTGCTCCCGGGCCACGAGCTGCGCGCGCTCGACCACTACCGCACCGAGGGCACGCCCCTGAAGGAGGCGAGCAGGGCCGCCCAGGGCCATCTGCCGCGCCTCGACATGAAGCGGGCCCGATGGGACGGCGGCGAACGCGCGGAGGGTCACACCTGACAGCGTCCGCCATCGGACGGCGTCGGGGCGACCCCGTGGTCCGTACGGGGGAACCGGGAGGAAGCGGGCACGTCCGTGGCATGGCGTACGTTCGATGGGCGTGGGGCGTGCGTGGCGTGCGGGCCGGGAGGGAAGAAGCGGAAGCCCTGCTTCCGAACGGTCCGTCGGCGTAGCGTCGGCCGCACGCGTCTCCCTCATCCCGCGACCACCGCCCTCCCGAAGCGGTTGTCTGCAAACCAGCACACCCACCAGGACCGGCGAACCACGTGAGCTCCTCTTTCTCCACCAGGCGCCTGCCGCACCCTCAGGGGCGACAGGGGAACCGTGGCGCTTACCGACTGGTGCGTACCCCGCCGGCCCAGGTGGATCCCCCTCGTCTGGACGCCGTACAGCGCTCCGTGGTTGACCACGCCGCCGGTCCGCTGCTCGTCCTGGCCGGTCCCGGCACCGGGAAGACCACCACGCTCGTCGAGTCCGTGGCGGCCCGGATCGCCCGCGGCGGCGACCCCGAGCGTGTCCTGGTGCTGACCTTCAGCCGCAAGGCCGCCGTCGAACTGCGCGACCGGATGGCGCTGCGCATGGGCGCCGCCCGCGCGCCCCAGGCGACCACCTTCCACTCGTACTGCTACGCCCTGATCCGCGCCCATCAGGACGCCGATCTGTTCGTGGAACCCCTACGACTGCTGTCCGGACCCGAGCAGGACGTGGCCGTCCGCGAGCTGCTCGCCGGCCAGCTCGACCTGCAACGCCTCGGCCTCGCGCATGTGCGCTGGCCGGACGAACTGCGCGCCTGCCTCACCACGCGCGGCTTCGCCGACGAGGTCCGCGCGGTCCTCGCCCGCAGCCGCGAACTGGGCCTCGGCCCCGGGGCCCTGGACGCCTTCGCCGGCCGCATCGGCCGCCCCGACTGGCGGGCCGCGGCCGCCTTCCTCGCCGAGTACCTCGACGTGCTGGACCTGCACGGCGTGATCGACTACGCCGAACTCGTCCACCGCGCGGTCCTCCTCGCCCACCGCCCCGAGGTCGGCGCGCGGCTCGCCGCGCAGTACGACGCCGTGTTCGTCGACGAGTACCAGGACACCGACCCGGCCCAGGTACGGCTGCTGCACGCTCTCGCCGGCGGCGGACGCACCCTCGTCGCCTTCGGCGACCCCGACCAGTCCATCTACACGTTCCGGGGCGCCGACGTGAACGGGATCCTGGACTTCCCGGACGCCTTCCCGCGCGTCGACGGCCGCCCGGCCCCCGTCGAGGTGCTGCGGACCTCCCGTCGCTCCGGCGCCGCGCTGCTGACCGCCACCCGGCTGCTGACCCAGCGCATGCCCCTGACCCGCCTCCCGGCGGACAAGGTCCGCGCCCACCGCGAGCTCGCCCCTGCGCGCGACGGCGGCCGCGCCGAGGTCTACACGTACCCGACGACCGGCACCGAACTGGACAACGTCGCCGACATCCTGCGCCGCGCCCATCTGGAGGACGGCGTGCCCTGGCGCGAGATGGCCGTCCTGGTACGCGCCGGCTCCCGTACGATCCCGACGGTCCGCCGCGCCCTCACCGCCGCCGGCGTCCCCCTCGACATCGACGGCGACGACCTGCCCCTGCGCCACGAACCGGCGGTCGCTCCCCTGCTGACGGCCCTGCGGGCGGTGGCCACGGCGGAGGCGGCGGGACACTCCGCGGCAGCGGAGGACGCCGGGGAAGCAGGGCACTCCGACGGGATGTCCGACGAGGACGCGGGTCACTCTGCGGAACAGGGCCGCTCTGCGGAACAGGGCCGCTCTGCGGAACAGGGCCGCTCCGCGGAGCCGGACGTCTGCTGGCTCGACACCGAGACCGCCCTGACCCTCCTCGCCTCCCCCCTCGCCGGCATGGACGCAGCCGACCTGCGCCGCCTCGGACGCGCCCTGCGCGAGGAGGAGCGTGCCGCGGGCAACCCGCTGCCGCCGCCGTCCGACGAACTCCTCACGCGCGCGTTGGCCGAGCCGGAGCGGCTCGTCACGCACGACCCGGCGTACGCGCGCGGCGCCCAGCGGCTGGGCGCGCTGCTCGCCAGGGCCCGAGAGCGCCTCGCGCGCGGGGGGACCGCCGAGGAGGCGCTGTGGGACCTGTGGGAGGGCACGCCCTGGCCCGCACGTCTGGAACGGTCCGCCCGGCGCGGCGGCGCGGCCGGCCGCAACGCCGACCGTGACCTGGACGCCGTCTGCGCCCTGTTCGCCACCGCCGCGCGCGCGGAGGAGCGCACCGGCGGCCGGGGCGCCCTGAACTTCCTGGCCGAGATCGAGTCCGAGGACATCGCCGCCGACACCCTCACCCGGCGCGCCGTGCGCCCCGACGCCGTACGCCTGATGACCGCGCACCGCGCCAAGGGACTGGAGTGGAGCCTGGTCGTCGTGGCCGGCGTCCAGGAGGGCCTGTGGCCGGACCTGCGCCGCCGCGGCTCCCTGCTGGAGGCCGACCGCATCGGCCGCGACGGACTCGCCGAGCCGCTCACCCCGGGCGCGCTGCTCGCCGAGGAGCGCCGCCTGTTCTACGTGGCCGCCACCCGCGCGCGTGACCGTCTCGTCGTCACCGCGGTGAAGGCGCCCGCCGACGACGGCGACCAGCCCTCCCGCTTCCTGACCGAGCTCGGCGTCGAGCCAAAGGACGTCACGGGCCGCCCGCGCCGCCCCCTGTCGGTCGCCGCGCTGGTCGCCGAACTGCGCGCCACGACGGTCGACCCACGCGCCTCGGCGCCCCTCAGGGAGGCCGCCGCCCGCCGTTTGGCCCGCCTCGCCGCGCTGAGCGACGAGGACGGCCGCCCCCTGGTGCCGTCCGCGCACCCGTACCGCTGGTGGGGCATGTTCGAGCCGACCGAGAGCAAGATGCCGCTGCGCGACCGCGACCAGCCCGTCGTGCTCTCCGGCAGCGCCCTCGACCAGCTCGCCAACACCTGCGCCCTGCAGTGGTTCCTCGGCCGCGAGGTGAAGGCCGACGCCCCCGCGACCGTCGCCCAGGGCTTCGGAAACGTCGTGCACGTCCTCGCCGACGAGGTCGCCTCCGGGCACACCCCGGCCGACCTCGCCGTCCTCATGGAACGCCTCGACTCCGTGTGGAACGCGCTCGCCTTCGACGCGCCCTGGAAGTCCGCGCAGGAGAAGGAGCACGCACGCGTGGCGCTGGAGCGCTTCCTGGCCTGGCACATCGACACCGGCGGCGCCCGCATCGGCCGTACGCCGGTGGCCAGCGAGCACGACTTCGACGTCACCCTCGAAGCGGGCGACTACGAGGTGCGCATCCGCGGCCAGATGGACCGCGTCGAGGCGGACGGCGAGGGCCGCGCCTACGTCGTCGACTTCAAGACCGGCAAGCAGGCCCCGACCACGCGCGAGGTGGAGCGCCACCCCCAGCTCGCCGTCTACCAGCTCGCCGTCCGCGAGGGCGCCGTCGACGAGGCCTTCGAGGGCGTGCGCCCCGAATCGGGCGGTGCCGAACTCGTCCAGCTGCGCCAGGGCGCCGCCAAGCGGGACGGCGGGGACAGCCTGCCCAAGGTGCAGGCCCAGGAGCCGCTGGAGGGGGAGTGGGTCGGCGATCTGCTGGCCACGGCGGCCGGCAAGGTCCTCGACGAACGGTTCACCCCGACCACCGGCCAGCACTGCACCCACTGCGCCTTCCGCGCCTCGTGCAGCGCACGGCCAGAGGGACGGCAGGTGGTCGAGTGACCTACCGCACTGACCTACCGCGCTGACTGCGCCGACCTGCGCGTCTTCCACCCCTGAGGGCCGATTGGTCACCGACTGTCAGTGCCCGCCGCTAGCCTCGGCGACATGCCCGCCCGTATCAGCGATCCCGAGCAGCTCAAGGAGCTCCTCGGCATCCCGTTCACCCCGGAGCAGACGGCCTGCATCGTCGCGCCGCCCGCCCCGCAGGTGATCGTGGCCGGAGCCGGGTCGGGCAAGACGACGGTGATGGCCGCCCGCGTGGTGTGGCTGGTCGGCACCGGCCAGGTCGCCCCCGAACAGGTCCTCGGCCTGACCTTCACCAACAAGGCCGCCGGCGAACTCGCCGAACGCGTCCGCAAGGCCCTCGTCAGGGCGGGAGTGACCGACCCGGACGTCATCGACCCCGACGACCCGCCGGGCGAACCGGTGATCTCCACCTACCACGCCTTCGCGGGCCGTCTGCTGACCGACCACGGCCTGCGCATCGGCCTGGAGCCGACCTCCCGGCTGCTCGCCGACGCCACCCGCTACCAGCTCGCCGCGCGCGTACTGCGCGAAGCCCCGGGCCCCTATCCGGCACTCACCCGCTCCTTCGCCGACCTGGTCAGCGACCTCCTCGCCCTCGACTCCGAGCTCGCCGAACACCTCGTACGGCCCGAGGACCTGCGCGCGTGGGACGCCGGGCTGCTGCGCACGCTGGAGGGGGCCAAGCTCACCAACGCCGATCTGCGCAAGGTGCCCGAGACGGCCGCCGCCCGCCGTGAGCTCGCCGATCTGGTGCTGCGCTACCGGGCCGCGAAGCGCGCGCGGGACCTGCTCGACTTCGGCGACCAGATCGCGCTCTCGGCGCAGCTCGCGGACCTCCCCGACGTGGGCCGCATCCTCCGCGAGGAGTTCCGCGTGGTCCTCCTGGACGAGTACCAGGACACCTCGGTGGCCCAGCGCATCCTCCTCGCCGGCCTGTTCGGCGGCGGCACCGGCCACCCGGTGACCGCCGTCGGCGACCCCTGCCAGGCCATCTACGGCTGGCGCGGCGCCTCCGTCGCCAACCTCGACGACTTCCCCGAGCACTTCGCGCACGCCGACGGCCGCCCCGCCGCCCGGCAGGCGCTCAGCGAGAACCGCCGCAGCGGCGGCCGCCTCCTCGACCTCGCCAACGGCCTCGCCGAGCCCCTGCGCGCCATGCACGCGGGCGTGGAGGCCCTCCGCCCGGCTCCCGGCGCCGAGCGGGACGGAGTGGTCCGCTGCGCGCTCCTGACCACCCACGCCGAGGAGATCGACTGGATCGCCGACTCCATCGCCCACCTCGTGAACACCGGCAAGGCGCCCGGCGAGATCGCCGTCCTGTGCCGTACGGCCACCGACTTCGCGGAGATCCAGGGGGCGCTGGTCGCACGGGACGTCCCCGTCGAGGTGGTGGGCCTGTCCGGTCTTCTGCACCTGCCCGAGGTCGCCGACCTGGTCGCCGTCTGCGAGGTCCTCCAGGACCCCGGCGCCAACGCCTCCCTGGTCCGGCTGCTGACCGGCCCGCGCTGGCGCATCGGCCCACGCGACCTCGCCCTCCTGGGGCGGCGGGCCCGTCTGCTCGTGTCCCACGCGCGCGGGAGCGACGGCGACGACCCGGACCGCCGGCTCGCCGAGGCCGTCGAGGGGGTCGATCCGTCCGAGGTGATATCGCTGGCGGACGCCCTCGACACCTTCCTGGAGACCCCCCTGGACGGGACGGGGGACGACGACGGGCTGCCCTTCTCGCCGTACGCGCGCGTGCGCTTCGCCCGCCTCGCCGCCGAACTGCGCGATCTGCGCCGCTCGCTGTCCGACCCCCTGATGGACGTCCTGCACCGCGTCCTCGCCGTCACCGGCCTCGAGGTCGAGCTGTCGGCGTCCCCGCACGCCCTGGCCGCCCGCCGCCGGGAGACCCTGTCGAACTTCCTCGACGTCGCCGCCGCCTTCGCGGCCGTCGAGAGCGAGGCGAGCCTGCTCGCCTTCCTCGGGTTCCTGCGCACCGCGGCCCAGTACGAGAAGGGCCTCGACAACGCCCTCCCCGGCGGCGAGAACACCGTCAAGGTGCTCACCGCGCACAAGTCCAAAGGCCTGGAGTGGGACGTCGTCGCGGTCCCCGGCCTGGTCACCGGCACCTTCCCCAGCGGCCAGGGCCGGGAGAAGTGGACCGCCCAGGCCAAGGTGCTGCCGCACGAACTGCGCGGCGACGCCGACACGCTCCCCGACCTCGAATCCTGGGACTCACGGGGCATGAAGGCCTTCCAGGAGGCCATGAAGGACCACCAGCACACCGAGGAACTCCGCCTCGGCTACGTCACCTTCACCCGCCCCCGCTCCCTGCTCCTGGGCTCCGGCCACTGGTGGGGCCCCACCCAGAAGAAGCCCCGCGGACCGTCCGCCTTCCTCCAGGAGCTGTACGACCACTGCACGGCCGGACACGGAGAGATCGAGGTCTGGGCGGACGCCCCCGAGGAGGACCAGGAGAACCCCGTT
This window of the Streptomyces sp. NBC_01275 genome carries:
- a CDS encoding lysylphosphatidylglycerol synthase domain-containing protein, which codes for MKQQGVHPEDAEGTSDAAARPDNADETREDARDESCEEVHIDEVEGDEPLLPARVHRPSDLMRLLVGVLAVIVLLGIAAFAHGTTSGLEQDINKGTGQAPDLLIKIAGLASSIAILLVPVAFAIERLIKRDGLRIADGVLAAVLAHGVTLATDLWVAKAAPGSIQEALTQPSPSDIHALTDPVHGYLAPVIAYMTAVGMSRRPRWRAVLWIVLLLDAFSMLVTGYTTPFSIILTVLIGWTVAYGTLYAVGSPNVRPTGRNLMAGLRTVGFHPVSAAREEAPDTAETGDRGRRYFVTLEDGPPLDVTVVDREQQAQGFFYRAWRNLTLRGFATRSSLQSLRQALEQEALLAYAAIAAGANAPKLIATSELGPDAVMLVYEHTGGRTLDSLADEDITDDLLRDTWHQVRALQSRRIAHRRLVGDAILVDRSGTVILTDLRVGEIAAGDLLLRMDVSQLLVTLGLRVGAERAVASGVSLLGPDAVANCLPMLQPIALSRSTRATLRRLARERAQREREAVLEASRLAKQARLESGQDEEPVPGKSDKKAVRAQARAEKRAIDDALEGAREEDLLTQIRHEVLRIRPQAPVEPARLERVRPRTLGSVIAGAIGAYFLLTQLTHIEFGPLVANAEWGWVAAAVAFSALSYVAAAMSLLGFVPERVPFPRTVAAQVAGSFVKIVAPAAVGGVALNTRFLQRAGVRPGLAVASVGASQLFGLGCHILMLLSFGYLTGTEKTPSLSPSRTVIAGLLTVAVLVLVVTSVPFLRKFVVTRVRSLFAGVIPRMLDVLQRPQKLVTGIGGMLLLTACFVMCLDASIRAFGDESTSLSIASVAVVFLAGNALGSAAPTPGGVGAVEATLTVGLIAVGLPKEVAAPAVLLFRLLTLWLPVLPGWLAFNHLSRKGAL
- a CDS encoding ATP-dependent DNA helicase, with translation MPARISDPEQLKELLGIPFTPEQTACIVAPPAPQVIVAGAGSGKTTVMAARVVWLVGTGQVAPEQVLGLTFTNKAAGELAERVRKALVRAGVTDPDVIDPDDPPGEPVISTYHAFAGRLLTDHGLRIGLEPTSRLLADATRYQLAARVLREAPGPYPALTRSFADLVSDLLALDSELAEHLVRPEDLRAWDAGLLRTLEGAKLTNADLRKVPETAAARRELADLVLRYRAAKRARDLLDFGDQIALSAQLADLPDVGRILREEFRVVLLDEYQDTSVAQRILLAGLFGGGTGHPVTAVGDPCQAIYGWRGASVANLDDFPEHFAHADGRPAARQALSENRRSGGRLLDLANGLAEPLRAMHAGVEALRPAPGAERDGVVRCALLTTHAEEIDWIADSIAHLVNTGKAPGEIAVLCRTATDFAEIQGALVARDVPVEVVGLSGLLHLPEVADLVAVCEVLQDPGANASLVRLLTGPRWRIGPRDLALLGRRARLLVSHARGSDGDDPDRRLAEAVEGVDPSEVISLADALDTFLETPLDGTGDDDGLPFSPYARVRFARLAAELRDLRRSLSDPLMDVLHRVLAVTGLEVELSASPHALAARRRETLSNFLDVAAAFAAVESEASLLAFLGFLRTAAQYEKGLDNALPGGENTVKVLTAHKSKGLEWDVVAVPGLVTGTFPSGQGREKWTAQAKVLPHELRGDADTLPDLESWDSRGMKAFQEAMKDHQHTEELRLGYVTFTRPRSLLLGSGHWWGPTQKKPRGPSAFLQELYDHCTAGHGEIEVWADAPEEDQENPVLHAATVDQVWPLPLDDDALARRRAAAETVLAHLEDLASHEAGHPTATHDPDAHDDPDWPPPPDEDELSYEPPYDEADLYDEPDFYDGASPYDEAGPVEESPGDWDDWSADRPAFPHQATAPEPSAAPSVEPRRPRARRRPPFTPEEARTVASWDRDLDALAGELQRTRRSVTDVPLPTTLTASQLLRLAADPDGFAQELARPMPHPPQPAARRGTRFHAWVEARFEALTLPLLEPEELPGGDAEIADERDLEALKEAFELTEYAHRTPYRIETPFQLALAGRVVRGRIDAVYKEGDGATATYDIVDWKTHRAHTADPLQLALYRLAWAEQQRVPVESVTAAFLYVRTGEVVRPAGLPDRAALERLLTGEEGVQDDRGGRTAQVNAAQGPGEDVGAGR
- a CDS encoding ATP-dependent DNA helicase, encoding MSSSFSTRRLPHPQGRQGNRGAYRLVRTPPAQVDPPRLDAVQRSVVDHAAGPLLVLAGPGTGKTTTLVESVAARIARGGDPERVLVLTFSRKAAVELRDRMALRMGAARAPQATTFHSYCYALIRAHQDADLFVEPLRLLSGPEQDVAVRELLAGQLDLQRLGLAHVRWPDELRACLTTRGFADEVRAVLARSRELGLGPGALDAFAGRIGRPDWRAAAAFLAEYLDVLDLHGVIDYAELVHRAVLLAHRPEVGARLAAQYDAVFVDEYQDTDPAQVRLLHALAGGGRTLVAFGDPDQSIYTFRGADVNGILDFPDAFPRVDGRPAPVEVLRTSRRSGAALLTATRLLTQRMPLTRLPADKVRAHRELAPARDGGRAEVYTYPTTGTELDNVADILRRAHLEDGVPWREMAVLVRAGSRTIPTVRRALTAAGVPLDIDGDDLPLRHEPAVAPLLTALRAVATAEAAGHSAAAEDAGEAGHSDGMSDEDAGHSAEQGRSAEQGRSAEQGRSAEPDVCWLDTETALTLLASPLAGMDAADLRRLGRALREEERAAGNPLPPPSDELLTRALAEPERLVTHDPAYARGAQRLGALLARARERLARGGTAEEALWDLWEGTPWPARLERSARRGGAAGRNADRDLDAVCALFATAARAEERTGGRGALNFLAEIESEDIAADTLTRRAVRPDAVRLMTAHRAKGLEWSLVVVAGVQEGLWPDLRRRGSLLEADRIGRDGLAEPLTPGALLAEERRLFYVAATRARDRLVVTAVKAPADDGDQPSRFLTELGVEPKDVTGRPRRPLSVAALVAELRATTVDPRASAPLREAAARRLARLAALSDEDGRPLVPSAHPYRWWGMFEPTESKMPLRDRDQPVVLSGSALDQLANTCALQWFLGREVKADAPATVAQGFGNVVHVLADEVASGHTPADLAVLMERLDSVWNALAFDAPWKSAQEKEHARVALERFLAWHIDTGGARIGRTPVASEHDFDVTLEAGDYEVRIRGQMDRVEADGEGRAYVVDFKTGKQAPTTREVERHPQLAVYQLAVREGAVDEAFEGVRPESGGAELVQLRQGAAKRDGGDSLPKVQAQEPLEGEWVGDLLATAAGKVLDERFTPTTGQHCTHCAFRASCSARPEGRQVVE
- a CDS encoding MGMT family protein — translated: MSEQSLPDDAGPEYDVARAEYAEYADALPEYAERVLEVAELIPPGRVMTYGDVAEWLEEGGPRQVGRVMALYGGAAPWWRVVRADGQLLPGHELRALDHYRTEGTPLKEASRAAQGHLPRLDMKRARWDGGERAEGHT